A single region of the Sorghum bicolor cultivar BTx623 chromosome 9, Sorghum_bicolor_NCBIv3, whole genome shotgun sequence genome encodes:
- the LOC8068663 gene encoding uncharacterized protein At5g02240 — MATAAACVRVASPFTGAPLRHPSHVISARRGPRRAGLAVTATAATGGGSPRTVLVTGAGGRTGQIVYKKLKERAGEFVGRGLVTTEESKGKIGGGDDVFVGDIRDPESIAPAIEGIDALIILTSAVPKMKPGFDPSKGERPEFYFEEGSYPEQVDWIGQKNQIDAAKSIGAKHIVLVGSMGGTDTNHPLNKLGNANILVWKRKAEQYLADSGLPYTIIRAGGLQDKDGGLRELIVGKDDEILKTETRTIARADVAEVCIQALLFEEAKFKAFDLASKPEGEGTPTTDFRAIFAQVDSHF, encoded by the exons AtggccacggcggcggcgtgtGTGCGGGTGGCTTCTCCGTTCACGGGCGCACCTCTCCGGCATCCCTCCCACGTCATCTCAGCGAGGCGGGGACCCAGGAGGGCCGGGCTAGCCGTCACGGCGACGGCCGCGACCGGCGGTGGGTCGCCGCGCACTGTGCTCGtcaccggcgccggcggccgaACAG GCCAAATTGTGTACAAGAAGTTGAAGGAGAGGGCAGGCGAGTTCGTGGGACGAGGCCTAGTCACGACGGAAGAGAGCAAGGGAAAAATCGGAGGCGGTGACGACGTGTTCGTCGGGGACATAAGAGACCCCGAGAGCATTGCTCCTGCGATTGAGGGCATCGACGCGCTCATCATCCTCACCAGCGCGGTCCCGAAGATGAAGCCAGGGTTTGATCCGAGCAAAGGGGAGCGCCCTGAGTTTTACTTTGAAGAAGGGAGCTATCCTGAGCAG GTGGATTGGATTGGACAAAAGAATCAAATAGATGCTG CTAAGAGCATCGGTGCAAAACACATAGTTTTGGTGGGATCCATGGGAGGAACAGACACCAATCACCCACTAAACAAGTTAGGAAATGCGAATATACTG GTGTGGAAGCGCAAGGCAGAACAGTACCTAGCGGACTCTGGTCTTCCATATACAATTATAAG AGCTGGTGGTTTACAAGATAAAGATGGTGGCTTGCGAGAGTTGATTGTTGGGAAGGATGATGAGATCCTGAAAACAGAAACAAGAACTATTGCCAGGGCTGATGTCGCAGAAGTTTGCATACAG GCCTTGCTATTCGAAGAGGCAAAATTTAAGGCATTTGATCTGGCATCAAAACCAGAAGGTGAAGGGACGCCAACTACAGACTTTAGGGCAATTTTTGCACAAGTTGATAGTCACTTCTAA